In Eubalaena glacialis isolate mEubGla1 chromosome 2, mEubGla1.1.hap2.+ XY, whole genome shotgun sequence, a single genomic region encodes these proteins:
- the FOS gene encoding protein c-Fos, which produces MMFSGFNADYEASSSRCSSASPAGDSLSYYHSPADSFSSMGSPVNAQDFCTDLAVSSANFIPTVTAISTSPDLQWLVQPTLVSSVAPSQTRAPHPYGVPTPSAGAYSRAGVMKTMTGGRAQSIGRRGKVEQLSPEEEEKRRIRRERNKMAAAKCRNRRRELTDTLQAETDQLEDEKSALQTEIANLLKEKEKLEFILAAHRPACKIPDDMGFPEEMSVASLDLSGGLPEAATPESEEAFTLPLLNDPEPKPSVEPVQSISSVELKAEPFDDFLFPASSRPSGSETARSVPDMDLSGSFYAADWEPLHGGSLGMGPMATELEPLCTPVVTCTPSCTTYTSSFVFTYPEADSFPSCAAAHRKGSSSNEPSSDSLSSPTLLAL; this is translated from the exons ATGATGTTCTCTGGCTTCAACGCCGACTACGAGGCGTCATCCTCCCGCTGCAGCAGCGCCTCCCCGGCCGGGGACAGTCTCTCCTACTACCACTCACCGGCCGACTCCTTCTCCAGTATGGGCTCTCCCGTCAATGCGCAG GACTTCTGCACCGATCTGGCCGTCTCCAGTGCCAACTTCATCCCGACAGTGACTGCCATCTCGACCAGCCCGGACCTGCAGTGGCTAGTGCAGCCCACCCTGGTCTCCTCCgtggccccatcccagaccagaGCCCCCCACCCCTATGGAGTCCCCACCCCCTCGGCTGGGGCTTACTCCAGGGCTGGAGTCATGAAGACCATGACCGGAGGCAGAGCTCAGAGCATTGGCAGGAGGGGCAAGGTGGAACAA ttgtcgccagaagaagaggagaaaaggagaatCCGAAGGGAAAGGAATAAGATGGCTGCAGCCAAATGCCGGAACCGGAGGAGGGAGCTGACTGACACACTCCAAGCG GAAACAGACCAACTAGAAGATGAGAAGTCTGCTTTGCAAACTGAGATTGCCAACCTgctaaaggagaaggaaaaactaGAGTTCATCCTGGCAGCTCACCGACCTGCCTGCAAGATCCCTGATGACATGGGCTTCCCAGAAGAAATGTCTGTGGCTTCCCTTGATCTGAGCGGGGGCCTGCCTGAAGCTGCCACCCCCGAATCTGAGGAGGCCTTCACCCTACCCCTCCTTAATGACCCTGAGCCCAAGCCCTCAGTGGAGCCCGTCCAGAGCATCAGCAGCGTGGAGCTGAAGGCTGAGCCCTTTGATGACTTCCTGTTCCCAGCATCGTCCAGGCCCAGCGGCTCTGAGACCGCCCGCTCTGTGCCAGACATGGACCTGTCTGGTTCCTTCTATGCAGCAGACTGGGAGCCCCTGCACGGTGGCTCCCTGGGGATGGGGCCCATGGCCACAGAGCTGGAGCCCCTGTGCACCCCGGTGGTCACCTGTACTCCCAGCTGCACTACTTACACGTCTTCCTTCGTCTTCACCTACCCTGAGGCTGACTCCTTCCCCAGCTGTGCGGCTGCCCACCGCAAGGGCAGCAGCAGCAACGAGCCCTCCTCTGACTCGCTCAGCTCACCCACGCTGCTGGCCCTGTGA